A stretch of the Uranotaenia lowii strain MFRU-FL chromosome 3, ASM2978415v1, whole genome shotgun sequence genome encodes the following:
- the LOC129751177 gene encoding probable fatty acid-binding protein has protein sequence MAAWVGKKYKMDKSEGFDDYMKALGVGMVLRKLGNSISPTVELIKEGDEFTFNTSSTFKNTTIKFKLGEEFEEETVDGRKVKSVCTLEGDNKLIHEQKGEKPTTIIREFTDTELTATMTAGSAKCVRHYVAC, from the exons ATGGCAGCCTGGGTCGGAAAGAAGTACAAGATGGACAAGTCCGAGGGATTCGATGACTACATGAAGGCTCTCG GTGTCGGAATGGTGCTCCGCAAGCTGGGCAACAGCATCTCGCCAACGGTCGAGCTGATCAAGGAGGGAGATGAATTCACATTCAACACGTCCTCAACCTTCAAGAACACCACCATCAAATTCAAGCTGGGTGAGGAATTCGAGGAGGAAACCGTCGATGGTCGCAAGGTCAAGTCGGTGTGCACCCTCGAGGGCGACAACAAGCTGATCCACGAACAGAAGGGCGAAAAGCCAACCACGATCATCCGCGAGTTCACCGACACCGAATTGACTGCCACCATGACCGCCGGAAGCGCCAAGTGCGTGCGACACTACGTTGCCTGCTAA